A genomic region of Lachnoclostridium edouardi contains the following coding sequences:
- a CDS encoding QueT transporter family protein produces the protein MVNKTNKTVYYMTHGAVIAAIYVVLTMMFQPISFGPVQFRISEALCILPYFTPAAVPGVFLGCFLSNLFCGAATLDVIFGSLATLIGALGSYALRKNKWMVCIPPILANTLVIPWVLRYAYGSADLIPYAMLTVGAGEILAIGVLGNGLLAALEKYKTVIFKKGIA, from the coding sequence ATGGTAAACAAAACTAACAAAACCGTGTACTACATGACACATGGAGCAGTAATCGCAGCGATTTACGTAGTGCTGACAATGATGTTTCAGCCAATTTCCTTCGGACCAGTGCAGTTCCGAATTTCTGAAGCGCTGTGTATTCTTCCCTACTTTACTCCGGCGGCAGTTCCGGGAGTATTTTTAGGCTGCTTTTTGTCCAACCTTTTCTGCGGAGCCGCAACCTTAGATGTAATCTTTGGAAGCCTGGCAACATTAATCGGAGCCTTAGGCTCATACGCTTTAAGAAAAAATAAGTGGATGGTATGCATTCCGCCTATTTTGGCCAACACCCTTGTTATTCCCTGGGTTCTGCGTTATGCATATGGTTCAGCAGATTTAATTCCATATGCTATGCTTACAGTAGGAGCAGGAGAGATACTTGCCATTGGCGTTTTAGGAAACGGCCTTCTGGCTGCTTTGGAGAAATATAAAACGGTTATTTTTAAAAAAGGTATTGCATAA
- the murC gene encoding UDP-N-acetylmuramate--L-alanine ligase: MYQIDFKKPCVIYFMGIGGISMSGLAEILMDEGFSVKGSDARKSELTEKLEAKGAEIFYGQRAGNIQEGLDVVVYTAAIHPDNPEYAEAVKRGLPMLTRAELLGQIMKNYKHSLGVSGTHGKTTTTSMVTEILMAADADPTVSVGGILPSIGGNIRVGGPELFVTEACEYTNSFLSFWPTMEIVLNIEEDHLDFFKDLADIRRSFRLFAEKLPKEGTFIINSDIDNYQEISKGLECQVITFGTSADSDYQSVNITHSEMAKAEFDVMKQGKFWGHIVLGVAGDHNVANALGALAACDCLGISVEKIKEGLEKFTGTNRRFEKKGQLAGITVIDDYAHHPSEIKATLSAARNYPHKQIWCVFQPHTYTRTKAFMDDFAQALSMADQVILADIYAARETDNLGVSSKDLAEKINHLGTKAYYIPSFDEIETFILENCVNGDLLITMGAGDIVKVGEKLLGK, from the coding sequence ATGTATCAAATAGATTTTAAAAAGCCATGCGTTATTTATTTTATGGGAATCGGCGGAATCAGCATGAGCGGTTTAGCGGAGATATTAATGGACGAGGGATTTTCTGTAAAAGGCTCAGACGCGCGAAAGTCAGAGCTGACAGAAAAGCTGGAAGCAAAAGGCGCGGAGATTTTTTATGGACAAAGGGCCGGAAATATTCAGGAAGGATTGGACGTGGTTGTGTATACGGCGGCTATTCACCCTGACAATCCAGAATACGCAGAGGCAGTAAAAAGAGGACTTCCTATGCTGACCAGAGCAGAGCTTTTAGGTCAGATAATGAAAAATTATAAACATTCCCTGGGAGTATCAGGCACACATGGGAAGACTACTACTACCTCCATGGTAACTGAAATCTTAATGGCCGCCGACGCTGACCCGACTGTTTCAGTAGGAGGAATATTGCCGTCTATTGGAGGGAATATTAGAGTAGGAGGGCCGGAGCTGTTTGTGACAGAGGCCTGTGAATATACTAACAGTTTTTTATCCTTTTGGCCCACTATGGAAATTGTGCTGAATATAGAAGAAGACCACCTGGACTTTTTTAAAGATTTGGCTGATATCCGCAGGTCCTTCCGTTTATTTGCAGAAAAGCTTCCAAAAGAGGGGACATTTATCATTAACAGCGACATTGACAATTACCAGGAAATTTCTAAGGGGCTGGAGTGTCAGGTAATAACATTTGGAACTTCGGCTGACAGTGATTATCAAAGCGTAAACATTACCCACAGTGAAATGGCAAAAGCAGAATTTGACGTGATGAAGCAGGGAAAGTTCTGGGGACATATTGTGCTGGGAGTAGCGGGAGATCACAATGTAGCCAACGCCTTAGGCGCTTTGGCGGCCTGCGACTGCCTTGGCATCTCTGTGGAAAAAATAAAAGAAGGCCTGGAGAAATTTACAGGAACCAACAGACGATTTGAGAAAAAGGGCCAGCTGGCAGGTATCACAGTGATTGACGATTACGCCCATCATCCAAGCGAGATTAAGGCCACCTTGTCAGCAGCCAGAAATTATCCTCACAAACAAATTTGGTGCGTATTTCAGCCTCATACATACACTAGGACAAAGGCGTTTATGGACGACTTCGCCCAGGCGCTTTCTATGGCTGACCAGGTGATTCTGGCAGACATTTATGCGGCCAGGGAAACAGATAATCTGGGCGTCAGCTCTAAAGATCTGGCGGAGAAAATTAACCATTTAGGCACAAAGGCTTATTATATCCCATCATTTGATGAAATTGAAACATTTATTTTAGAAAATTGTGTCAACGGTGATTTGTTGATAACTATGGGGGCCGGAGATATAGTAAAAGTGGGGGAAAAGCTGTTAGGTAAGTAA
- a CDS encoding DnaD domain protein: MISNEFIDKYMPLANGEYVKVYLYILRHEGEEFKVSDIADALNHTESDVNRAITYWKRQGVLEEEKKDVSLKDQISDEPQDKSQIKKYESKEPDRGSEKKAEDKPTEQRKPYTADQVNKLAEDEEFTQLLYIAQKYMNRLFTQRDSEVMAYLYDGLKMSSELIEFLVEYCVQNQHSSLRYMEKVALDWHERGITTVGQAKTRTQGFQKDYFAVMRAFGLNDRRPAEPELVYMDKWFKEYGFTKKIIIEACGRTIEAIHQPSFPYTDKILSGWKEAGVKTLDDIKALDEKRKKKEPKQTVKKQSGNQFHNFEQRDTDYDALVIQQWKD; encoded by the coding sequence ATGATTTCCAATGAATTTATAGATAAATACATGCCTTTAGCCAACGGAGAGTATGTAAAGGTTTATTTGTACATACTGCGCCATGAGGGAGAAGAGTTTAAGGTTTCCGATATAGCGGATGCGTTAAACCATACAGAATCAGACGTAAACCGGGCGATTACTTACTGGAAGCGCCAGGGCGTGCTGGAGGAGGAAAAAAAGGACGTAAGTTTAAAAGACCAGATTTCTGATGAGCCTCAGGATAAAAGCCAGATAAAAAAATATGAGTCTAAGGAGCCGGATAGAGGCAGCGAAAAAAAGGCGGAGGACAAGCCAACGGAGCAGAGAAAGCCTTATACGGCTGACCAGGTAAATAAGCTGGCTGAGGATGAGGAGTTTACTCAGCTGCTTTATATTGCTCAAAAGTATATGAACCGTTTATTTACCCAGAGAGACAGCGAGGTGATGGCGTATTTATACGACGGCCTGAAAATGTCCTCAGAGTTAATTGAGTTTTTAGTAGAATATTGTGTGCAGAACCAGCACAGCAGTTTAAGATACATGGAAAAAGTGGCTTTAGACTGGCATGAGAGAGGAATCACTACTGTAGGCCAGGCTAAGACCAGAACTCAGGGCTTTCAAAAAGATTATTTTGCAGTGATGAGAGCCTTTGGGCTAAATGACAGAAGGCCGGCAGAGCCGGAGCTTGTTTATATGGACAAGTGGTTTAAAGAATACGGTTTTACAAAAAAGATTATTATAGAGGCCTGCGGCAGGACTATAGAAGCTATTCATCAGCCTAGTTTTCCCTATACAGACAAAATTTTATCAGGCTGGAAAGAGGCCGGGGTGAAAACCTTGGACGACATTAAAGCTTTAGATGAAAAGAGAAAGAAAAAAGAGCCTAAGCAGACTGTAAAAAAACAGAGCGGCAACCAGTTTCACAACTTTGAACAGAGAGATACAGATTACGATGCTCTTGTGATTCAGCAGTGGAAGGATTAA